The following proteins come from a genomic window of Aspergillus luchuensis IFO 4308 DNA, chromosome 3, nearly complete sequence:
- a CDS encoding uncharacterized protein (COG:S;~EggNog:ENOG410PMZ0;~InterPro:IPR039602,IPR013904;~PFAM:PF08595;~go_process: GO:0016575 - histone deacetylation [Evidence IEA]): MAAQAALIADTIVGMKRALRKENDYSGPDDPITQPTNRGNKLHTNSNFVREGALGYIHPEELYKQKIEHAGYTRYILQPNPVRYDSEGDELDEDDEDSEADAAAAAENPFSEIALENFLCPLKHPSELPTHPSLSHAYTSKALLHMTQAIEAKLRQERALLWRARNLHRQFLGDSSWMPSGAVETPEDRWIFEPRIAHTTRSSPGSQYRHNGAASPLVPVPSAQKSSVQGASVGAGESKSPQPPQNENAQDKTAADKDIEMTDIHDQETTHKETVTNALEQPREPKSEEVDTPVGDLPHHSETINQAIQVNGSLTANAKSNGDKVTNSDGTSDKDGKEREGTTIQGNAQPDSEIRDDAQVDGTDADADADAEMQDGSSPEPPRRMTTRAQANAANPQEGESGPLSPSPSDDTLGSLPTPHPLFLIPDSVRPDSNFGLPPNEAEETRRLLWSYVQKQEETVRGFEHMLESLLRANRMKEDVLEWCKAEGHVGEMSDGEDWYDREKWGLAEGEDLKKGADEDEIEPVEESRTSTKRGRGRRA, from the exons ATGGCGGCGCAGGCAGCTCTGATTGCCGACACCATTGTTGGTATGAAGAGAGCCCTCCGCAAGGAGAATGACT ACTCTGGACCCGACGATCCGATCACTCAACCAACAAATCGGGGTAATAAACTACACACAAACTCGAACTTCGTCCGAGAAGGTGCTCTGGGTTACATACATCCGGAGGAGCTCTATAAACAG AAAATTGAACATGCTGGATACACGCGTTATATCCTCCAGCCTAATCCCGTGCGCTATGATTCAGAAGGTGATGAgttggacgaggatgacgaagattCCGAAGCTGATGCCGCTGCGGCGGCAGAAAATCCATTTTCGGAAATTGCGCTTGAAA ACTTCCTTTGCCCTCTAAAACACCCGTCCGAGCTCCCTACCCATCCTTCCCTATCGCACGCTTATACGTCAAAGGCGCTGCTGCACATGACGCAGGCAATCGAAGCCAAACTCCGTCAAGAAAGAGCACTGCTGTGGCGGGCCAGGAATCTACACCGGCAGTTTTTGGGAGACAGTTCTTGGATGCCGTCTGGCGCAGTGGAGACGCCTGAAGACAGATGGATCTTTGAGCCCCGGATAGCCCATACGACACGTAGCTCACCTGGGAGTCAATACAGACATAACGGGGCCGCAAGTCCTTTGGTGCCAGTGCCTTCGGCTCAGAAAAGCAGTGTGCAAGGCGCGTCCGTGGGTGCAGGTGAATCAAAGTCGCCTCAGCCTCCCCAGAATGAGAATGCTCAGGACAAAACTGCCGCAGATAAGGACATTGAGATGACCGATATTCATGACCAGGAGACGACGCACAAAGAAACCGTCACAAATGCGCTTGAACAACCCCGAGAGCCGAAATCAGAAGAAGTTGATACCCCAGTTGGCGACCTGCCTCATCATTCAGAGACCATCAATCAAGCCATACAAGTCAATGGAAGCCTCACGGCAAACGCAAAGTCTAATGGGGATAAAGTGACAAACTCGGATGGCACCTCGGACAAGGATGGCAAGGAGCGCGAAGGTACCACAATCCAGGGCAATGCGCAGCCTGATTCCGAAATCCGAGACGATGCACAGGTAGACGGGACGGATgcggatgcagatgcagatgcagaaatGCAAGATGGATCATCTCCCGAGCCACCTCGGCGCATGACGACCCGGGCACAGGCTAATGCAGCGAACCCACAGGAGGGCGAATCTGGACCCCTCTCCCCGTCTCCTTCTGACGACACATTAGGGAGTCTTCCGACACCccatcctcttttccttatACCGGACTCTGTTCGGCCAGATTCGAACTTCGGTCTCCCGCCCAACGAAGCGGAAGAGACACGTCGACTGCTTTGGTCTTATGTacagaagcaggaggagacCGTTCGTGGATTTGAGCATATGCTGGAGTCTCTGCTCCGGGCCAATCGGATGAAAGAGGATGTGCTCGAGTGGTGCAAAGCGGAGGGGCACGTGGGCGAGATGAGCGATGGAGAAGACTGGTACGACCGGGAGAAATGGGGCCTTGCCGAAGGAGAAGACCTTAAGAAGGgtgctgatgaggatgaaatcGAACCGGTGGAGGAGAGCCGGACGTCGACCAAGAGAGGCCGAGGTCGACGGGCATAG
- the OPI3 gene encoding bifunctional phosphatidyl-N-methylethanolamine N-methyltransferase/phosphatidyl-N-dimethylethanolamine N-methyltransferase (BUSCO:EOG0926425H;~COG:I;~EggNog:ENOG410PNCF;~InterPro:IPR007318,IPR024960;~PFAM:PF04191;~TransMembrane:3 (o15-33i45-66o86-108i);~go_function: GO:0008757 - S-adenosylmethionine-dependent methyltransferase activity [Evidence IEA];~go_process: GO:0006656 - phosphatidylcholine biosynthetic process [Evidence IEA]), translated as MASLSNFVDFSQPSLQWAALSIAFNPIFWNIVARAEYRSHFLTRIFGNAYYGCYFLAVTIFSLGILRDHVYQVALEDQPYYAPVHQPVLGGLLFAFGSVLVLSSMYALGVTGTYLGDYFGILMDAPVTGFPFNVTGSPMYWGSTLNFLGVALYKGKVAGVFLTAEVFILYWFALQWEDPFTAEIYAKRERERAKSKRGGKSL; from the exons ATGGCTTCCTTGTCCAACTTTGTCGACTTCTCCCAGCCGTCCCTCCAAT GGGCCGCGCTGTCAATCGCCTTTAACCCTATCTTCTGGAA CATTGTCGCCCGTGCTG AGTATCGGAGTCACTTCTTGACTCGTATATTCGGTAATGCCTACTACGGCTGCTACTTCCTCGCCGTCACCATCTTCAGTCTGGGAATCCTGCGAGATCATGTCTACCAAGTGGCCCTGGAAGACCAACCTTACTATGCCCCTGTGCACCAACCCGTCCTCGGCGGCCTTCTCTTCGCCTTCGGCTCCGTCCTCGTCCTATCCAGCATGTATGCCCTCGGTGTCACCGGCACCTACCTTGGCGACTACTTCGGTATCCTGATGGATGCGCCTGTCACCGGCTTCCCCTTCAACGTCACTGGTTCCCCCATGTACTGGGGCAGTACTCTGAACTTCTTGGGCGTTGCTCTCTACAAGGGCAAGGTGGCGGGCGTCTTCCTGACGGCCGAGGTCTTCATCCTGTACTGGTTCGCTCTCCAGTGGGAGGA TCCCTTCACGGCGGAAATCTACGCCAAGCGGGAACGCGAGCGTGCCAAATCCAAGCGCGGCGGCAAGAGCTTGTAA
- a CDS encoding uncharacterized protein (COG:S;~EggNog:ENOG410PNFK) produces MSEPLTKIDSAIEISPKDEKAPDKDAKKTHRRTSSHAEGVYNIKELEEKKIEITLPIETQKTGWKLNTSPSTIEDKDILKLHLINPPVKKIDLHFPLGLEVTARNMKGVTIKDALDAIYKQFKKKADDELDKPYLAGFEWDKDECWTRLIVHQTKSGPPQQPSKKSKKKKAEEA; encoded by the exons ATGTCTGAACCACTCACCAAGATTGACTCGGCCATCGAGATATCCcccaaggatgagaaggccCCCGACAAGGATGCCAAGAAGACTCACAGACGTACCTCTTCCCATGCTGAGGGTGTCTACAACATCAAGGAACTTG aggagaagaagatcgagaTTACCCTTCCAATTGAAACCCAGAAGACTGGATG GAAATTGAACACCTCACCATCGACCATTGAGGACAAGGATATCCTAAAACTTCATCTGATCAACCCCCcggtcaagaagatcgatCTGCACTTCCCACTAGGGCTCGAAGTCACCGCTCGCAATATGAAGGGCGTCACGATAAAGGATGCGCTGGACGCAATCTACAAGcagttcaagaagaag GCCGACGATGAGTTGGACAAGCCTTACCTCGCTGGTTTCGAGTGGGACAAGGACGAGTGCTGGACACGCCTCATTGTTCACCAGACCAAGTCGGgccctcctcaacagcccagcaagaagtccaagaagaagaaggctgaagAGGCATAG
- a CDS encoding uncharacterized protein (COG:S;~EggNog:ENOG410PKGT;~InterPro:IPR021773,IPR012880;~PFAM:PF07919) gives MDAYPEDYVAHNLPFVLLSGLEASSDDDLQCVRADYPLLRERGVKIYSDFPPLTGSVAEELRRVLLEENAFRAPWDTSEDGHASSSRIEYKIRSVGRSYSLPPRKADPPPVSPTSPTAGQDDEISRGSSFNLHSPISPLTPSSPTFPDGLLSHLWVTKHQDLVPAAVINFFPFCFDPNMSSLRDNQLKIEINGLKKEWASSGYKSRFIVVLLSEESTGSYAGDTEDRMASIRRATNLDQKSIFLLPSDATPVELKEFATSLLSLLQPSVMEYYRDLSKHARRKRNRGTIPPPTAPPTSGTSQTLSSQGWNVRYEFKLGIFAEFRQEIDAALRNYESAYETLFGQEVFEYIAGWNPRFNDARLLGDALAIRIIRGLLMTGQTTPAVRFWTSHRNRSKDIIDRRGKGTKSYGWAAWEARWSMVMAQLIRQANIPYFTSVGIPQDQFQEQYSIFVPRDKAVSPSDAYLPWEQLHHEGYWLYRAAQYTMYRRTLAEQIPEDDRIPPGQSPASQIANKSYLYDTYLVPEPHVEAPQPGAVGFNHALLRLDALKAALEEFSKREQSRKVESISLEIAEEYMRLSSWPEAYEILQPLWSTLSWRRSGWWPLMQRFGWALRECAVRVSDSDMVLRVDWELRHKVFQPRPDWMYDLHNSLEDFPLVNPKPSVVLRAEDIVPSVTASFVFQSSEGNVGEPSKGQLIITSCAQPSSSPLTFSEVKVVFEGCLRPIRLQSDCNVDADTATPCTITSPMLRDPSTAEDPAALQSPTSGLTALTGLADLTFGPSQTKVYDITCIPREAGESRVASITLTVEEEKFDLTNAITDLTPYESYWWQQTSKGPSRRRVGKGRDTGRCKILPKPPKIRVELLNLRETYYTNEEIILRVGVDNEEEEAADVSVETRLFGRPESTAKIRWLDEENSSEIHGSGESTPTEGNSHHLKRPIGVMERSSHQELTIVVTDTNDALDYELEVSALYNLVSDVQTPIIASMRVGLSIIRPFEANYEFLPRLHPQPWPDFFTVDDELLPNGDEVKPGGLQQRWCLNSKVVSFAVEPLVVEKMSLVLLGLGGAATCHIGSEEIISPEVAEIRPEELRESNFIMDLQKEILGDRRPTALNLALEIRWRRSATDDGALNDGSTTTTTTLDIPRFVMPAGEPRVVASAKASDTLSGLIHLDYTLENPSMHFLTFNLSMEASENFAFSGPKTMVVQLVPLSRHTVRYNLLASKRGLWIQPQLLVVDTYFNKTLRVLPTEDMRSDKKGILVWVDADD, from the exons ATGGACGCCTACCCGGAAGATTATGTTGCCCACAACCTCCCCTTCGTTTTGCTCTCCGGTCTTGAAGCAAGCTCCGACGATGATCTGCAATGCGTGCGAGCTGATTATCCCCTCCTCCGAGAGAGGGGCGTGAAGATATACTCGGATTTCCCGCCTCTGACCGGCTCAGTTGCGGAGGAATTGCGGCGTGTACTTCTCGAGGAAAACGCTTTCCGTGCCCCGTGGGATACTAGTGAGGATGGACAtgcatcttcatccagaatTGAGTACAAAATCAGAAGCGTTGGACGG tCCTACAGTCTCCCCCCGCGCAAAGCTGACCCCCCACCCGTATCGCCCACAAGCCCGACGGCCGGACAAGACGATGAGATATCGCGTGGATCCTCCTTCAACCTTCATTCTCCCATATCCCCACTTACACCAAGCTCGCCGACGTTTCCAGATGGCCTGCTTAGCCATCTATGGGTCACTAAACACCAGGACCTTGTCCCTGCGGCAGTGATcaatttcttccccttctgctTCGATCCTAATATGAGCTCGCTGCGCGACAACCAACTCAAGATAGAAATAAAtggattgaagaaggaaTGGGCCTCTTCTGGATACAAATCTCGATTTATAGTTGTTCTCTTGTCAGAAGAGAGCACGGGCAGCTATGCTGGGGATACGGAGGACAGGATGGCTAGCATTCGGAGGGCAACGAATCTGGATCAAAAGTCCATATTTCTCCTCCCGTCCGATGCGACGCCAGTGGAATTGAAGGAATTCGCCACGTCCCTGCTGTCTCTACTCCAGCCATCGGTGATGGAATACTACCGCGACCTATCGAAGCACGCCAGGCGCAAACGAAATCGAGGCACCATCCCCCCGCcaacagcaccaccaacaagTGGGACGTCCCAGACCTTATCGTCTCAAGGATGGAATGTTCGATATGAATTCAAGCTGGGTATCTTTGCGGAATTCCGCCAAGAAATCGATGCCGCGCTTCGGAACTATGAAAGCGCATACGAGACCCTATTTGGTCAAGAGGTGTTCGAATATATTGCTGGCTGGAATCCTAGGTTCAATGATGCACGGCTTCTGGGAGATGCATTGGCCATACGTATCATTCGCGGCTTGTTGATGACGGGACAGACAACACCTGCTGTGCGGTTCTGGACTAGCCACCGGAATCGTTCAAAAGATATCATCGACCGGCGCGGAAAAGGCACCAAGAGTTATGGCTGGGCAGCCTGGGAAGCTAGGTGGTCGATGGTAATGGCCCAGCTCATTCGCCAAGCCAATATCCCCTACTTCACCTCCGTCGGCATCCCCCAGGATCAGTTTCAAGAGCAGTACTCAATTTTCGTACCACGCGACAAAGCGGTTTCCCCCTCGGATGCATATCTTCCGTGGGAACAGCTTCATCATGAGGGTTATTGGCTCTATCGAGCGGCGCAGTATACCATGTACCGTCGAACCTTGGCGGAGCAGATTCCAGAAGACGATCGAATACCACCGGGACAATCTCCCGCATCCCAGATAGCCAATAAGTCTTATCTATACGACACCTATCTGGTACCTGAGCCACATGTTGAAGCACCCCAGCCGGGGGCGGTCGGTTTCAACCACGCACTGTTAAGATTAGATGCCTTGAAAGCGGCACTCGAAGAGTTCTCGAAGAGAGAGCAAAGCCGGAAAGTGGAGAGCATTAGCCTGGAGATTGCAGAAGAATATATGCGCCTAAGCTCATGGCCGGAGGCTTACGAAATCCTTCAACCACTGTGGTCGACTTTGTCATGGCGACGTTCGGGCTGGTGGCCGCTCATGCAAAGGTTTGGCTGGGCCCTAAGGGAATGTGCCGTACGCGTGAGCGATAGCGATATGGTCCTGCGCGTTGACTGGGAACTCCGACATAAGG TGTTCCAACCGCGGCCCGACTGGATGTATGATCTCCATAATAGTCTCGAGGACTTTCCTTTAGTGAATCCCAAGCCATCGGTGGTCCTGCGCGCAGAGGACATCGTGCCCAGCG TCACCGCGTCTTTCGTCTTTCAAAGTTCCGAAGGAAATGTCGGCGAGCCGTCTAAGGGTCAGCTTATCATCACTTCCTGTGCCCAGCCCTCATCGAGCCCTCTCACATTCTCCGAAGTGAAGGTAGTGTTTGAGGGTTGCCTGCGGCCAATACGGCTTCAGTCTGATTGCAACGTGGACGCCGATACGGCTACACCCTGCACCATAACTTCCCCAATGCTACGTGACCCCAGTACGGCTGAAGACCCGGCAGCTTTGCAATCACCTACGAGCGGATTGACTGCTTTGACTGGGCTAGCAGACCTGACGTTTGGGCCTTCCCAGACTAAGGTATACGATATTACATGCATTCCCAGAGAAGCCGGGGAGTCCCGTGTCGCGTCCATAACATTGACcgtcgaggaagaaaaatTTGATCTTACCAACGCGATAACCGATTTGACCCCATATGAGTCCTATTGGTGGCAGCAAACTTCCAAGGGCCCAAGCAGACGGCGCGTGGGCAAAGGCCGCGATACGGGCCGTTGTAAGATACTACCCAAACCACCAAAGATACGGGTAGAACTGCTGAACCTTCGAGAAACATACTATACGAATGAGGAAATAATTCTCCGAGTAGGTGTCGacaacgaggaagaagaggctgcAGATGTTTCTGTTGAGACTAGACTTTTCGGCCGGCCGGAATCCACGGCGAAGATACGGTGGCTAGATGAGGAGAATTCCTCGGAGATACACGGATCTGGGGAGAGTACTCCGACAGAAGGCAATTCTCACCACCTGAAGCGACCGATAGGGGTGATGGAACGctcatctcatcaagaacTAACGATTGTGGTTACGGATACCAACGATGCTTTGGATTATGAGCTTGAAGTGTCTGCGCTCTACAACCTCGTCTCTGATGTCCAGACACCTATCATCGCGAGCATGCGTGTTGGCCTATCAATTATCAGGCCATTCGAGGCCAATTATGAATTCCTTCCAcgccttcatcctcaaccctGGCCGGACTTCTTCACTGTGGATGACGAATTACTTCCAAATGGGGATGAAGTCAAGCCCGGAGGTTTGCAGCAGAGATGGTGTCTCAACTCCAAGGTCGTCTCTTTTGCTGTGGAGCCCCTGGTTGTCGAAAAAATGTCATTAGTGTTGCTTGGACTGGGCGGCGCTGCCACCTGTCACATTGGGTCGGAGGAAATTATCAGTCCTGAGGTGGCGGAGATCCGTCCGGAGGAGCTTCGAGAATCTAACTTCATCATGGACCTTCAGAAGGAAATCTTGGGTGACCGCAGACCTACAGCCTTAAACCTCGCCCTAGAGATTCGCTGGAGGCGCAGTGCAACAGACGACGGTGCGCTGAACGACGgatccacaaccaccacgaccacgcTTGATATCCCCCGATTCGTTATGCCAGCAGGTGAGCCTCGGGTGGTCGCCTCAGCTAAGGCGTCTGATACACTTTCGGGGTTGATCCATCTTGATTACACTCTAGAGAACCCGTCGATGCACTTCCTTACTTTCAACCTGAGCATGGAAGCAAGTGAGAACTTTGCGTTCAGCGGACCGAAGACGATGGTCGTGCAGTTGGTGCCTTTAAGCAGACACACGGTCCGGTACAACTTGCTGGCATCGAAACGAGGTCTGTGGATCCAGCCGCAGCTCCTGGTAGTCGACACATATTTTAACAAGACTCTGCGGGTGCTACCGACGGAAGACATGCGGTCGGATAAGAAAGGAATCTTAGTTTGGGTTGATGCCGACGATTAA
- the rgsC gene encoding putative intermediate filament protein (Mdm1) (COG:D,U,Z;~EggNog:ENOG410Q179;~InterPro:IPR036305,IPR016137,IPR001683,IPR003114, IPR036871,IPR013937;~PFAM:PF02194,PF08628,PF00615,PF00787;~TransMembrane:3 (i7-26o32-55i256-274o);~go_function: GO:0035091 - phosphatidylinositol binding [Evidence IEA]) has product MALKHRDYVLLGIGAFIAWGLAVKWLPILRYLGYALVLGAFLSSAVLFALVLFTIRSPNDAVASSPSPTNPRVAFLARHHWDQETQAFKSRSTYNPHSLYPQSFIVSEGIDELLSFATRDFIASWYQHISPNPTFVNEVDHTIRTAIGNLRDRLLTEDLVSLVVSRIFPVLTSHLKEFEVAERLVRGRNLTRNVTESEELDIAIASKYREGNLHPAAMLSLSDQKLLEQEYLRKIAVGLLPQLFPESVLNSRIVSVLIREIVACAVLFPLVSVLSDPDTWNQLMEAYGRTAIQDRKTVRKLRAALDEHASPAPRSKRGHPFPRLSPHDSERAFERFVRAIRRCNNLSDARRFRALVASQLKRETMVEGQDQVYLRRLETGKRVLDQKVAKLSAPGGTQMSHASAAVSHFRRKNSIPQEASLVDVMHDASGLSYFMEFMDRQQLMSLVQFWIVVDGFRNPLEDDFGDESSPTSTSWTPADRSDMALISETYLSKPELKVSDESRRVVKAFLSAGKRATSEQYRKARTVILSTQSAVLDKLQEIYYPKFKQSDLYYKYLASDEASQAGPQSPQQSSPNIAEVPERRPLPPLMSRTSSQPGARPKDLRRAAVSSSDVRSMGKLFDDDESSRRSFDSERSAPLFDDDYDTDPLAMSTQSLGKDSQNGETEANQNQVIENMEAALNDIIASEPKNTRIEDLKNVDVSPSALPASDPFPRSPRSSIDIPRADSRTEDRIKPSIASLGLVDRSSRQGVFDDDLFPEQQKYIEDEYEEPMGTDTDPADQVHEAAPGDLGLTEAIEALTADIDKLGSQESVVDTLARKAELTNNTAELRILRKSKASIQREIHRKEMQRQQYIIQESDNSLYGRSTVRIKSIVVGKEEDGREFAMYVVEVQRNAGEQMPAASWAVARRYSEFHELHQKLRMRYPSVRHLEFPRRRVVLKLQKEFLQKRRLALEAYLQKLLLLPEVCRSRDLRAFLSQRAIIPRNENQSSTTNGETKDLVTRIYNSVADGMDDFLGNFGVLDQLSTAGQSLISAATNQQSTTSTTVSPGDTGLATEDAVTAAEAEAELNAFEDRELEPFIKPICDLFLEAFELNKGNNWLRGRAVVVVLHQLLGGTIERKVREGARSLVQDDSLLRYITLIKDTMWPGGVLRQSRVRTASERLKSRTEASLVLATLIPDLAGNVVGRANAQAAARRIFATLNNRRLNAHLFFTILDEVVLVLFGAGGRGTNTLMTSC; this is encoded by the exons ATGGCCCTGAAGCATCGCGATTATGTCCTCCTGGGCATTGGTGCCTTTATAGCCTGGGGTCTCGCCGTCAAATGGCTCCCCATACTGAGATATCTGGGTTATGCTCTGGTGCTCggtgcttttctttcctccgccGTGTTGTTCGCTCTCGTGCTTTTCACCATCCGCTCCCCCAATGACGCTGttgcttcttcaccttcgccCACGAACCCCCGCGTCGCATTCCTCGCCCGCCACCACTGGGATCAAGAAACCCAGGCATTCAAAAGCCGTTCAACCTATAATCCACATTCACTTTACCCACAATCCTTCATCGTCTCGGAAGGCATTGACGAGCTCCTATCCTTCGCCACGCGGGACTTCATCGCATCATGGTACCAGCATATCAGTCCCAACCCCACGTTCGTCAACGAGGTGGATCATACGATTCGGACAGCCATTGGAAACCTGCGCGATAGGCTCCTGACGGAAGACCTTGTCTCTCTCGTAGTGTCCCGGATTTTCCCCGTTCTGACATCCCATCTGAAGGAGTTTGAGGTGGCTGAGCGCTTGGTCCGGGGAAGGAATCTTACCAGGAATGTCACGGAGTCGGAAGAGCTGGACATTGCCATCGCGAGCAAGTATCGCGAGGGGAACTTACACCCGGCAGCGATGCTGTCTCTTTCCGACCAAAAGTTACTGGAACAGGAGTACCTCCGCAAAATTGCCGTCGGGCTCCTGCCCCAACTGTTCCCGGAATCCGTCCTCAATAGTCGCATTGTTTCCGTCTTGATTCGTGAGATTGTAGCCTGCGCTGTGCTCTTCCCTCTTGTTTCCGTCCTCTCTGATCCGGACACATGGAATCAGCTGATGGAGGCCTATGGCCGCACCGCGATTCAGGACCGTAAGACTGTCCGGAAACTCAGGGCGGCCCTGGACGAGCATGCATCCCCGGCTCCCCGGTCGAAAAGGGGTCACCCTTTCCCTCGACTTAGTCCTCACGATTCAGAGCGCGCCTTCGAGCGATTTGTCCGGGCCATCCGGCGCTGTAACAATCTTTCGGACGCCAGACGCTTCAGAGCCTTGGTGGCAAGCCAACTGAAGCGGGAGACTATGGTGGAAGGACAGGACCAAGTTTACCTCCGACGACTGGAGACCGGTAAGAGGGTCTTGGACCAAAAAGTAGCTAAGCTGTCTGCCCCCGGAGGCACTCAGATGTCGCACGCCTCCGCGGCTGTATCCCACTTTCGCCGTAAGAATTCTATTCCTCAGGAAGCCTCCTTAGTGGATGTCATGCATGATGCGTCGGGTCTCTCTTACTTCATGGAGTTTATGGACCGTCAGCAGCTCATGTCTCTAGTTCAATTCTGGATCGTGGTCGACGGTTTTCGCAACCCTCTGGAGGATGATTTCGGAGACGAAAGCTCCCCAACCTCCACAAGCTGGACCCCAGCGGACCGAAGTGACATGGCTCTGATCAGTGAGACGTATCTCTCGAAACCGGAGTTGAAAGTATCGGATGAGTCTCGTCGGGTGGTGAAGGCCTTCCTGAGCGCAGGGAAGCGAGCCACCTCGGAGCAGTATCGAAAAGCTCGGACAGTCATTTTGAGCACTCAATCCGCGGTGCTCGATAAGCTTCAGGAAATCTACTACCCGAAGTTCAAGCAGTCAGATCTCTACTATAAATACCTTGCCTCGGATGAGGCATCCCAAGCGGGCCCGCAGTCCCCCCAACAGAGCTCTCCGAACATTGCTGAAGTGCCCGAAAGGCGGCCTTTACCTCCTCTGATGTCTCGCACCTCATCACAACCCGGCGCCAGGCCCAAAGATTTGCGACGAGCGGCGGTTTCTTCGAGCGATGTTCGAAGCATGGGCAAACTTtttgatgacgatgagtcTTCGAGGCGCTCATTCGATTCCGAGCGATCTGCACCGCTGTTTGACGATGACTACGATACAGATCCACTGGCAATGTCGACACAAAGCCTAGGGAAAGACTCACAAAATGGCGAAACCGAGGCGAACCAAAACCAAGTCATCGAGAACATGGAGGCAGCGTTAAACGACATCATCGCAAGCGAGCCCAAGAATACTCGAATTGAAGATTTGAAGAACGTCGATGTGTCCCCGTCTGCATTGCCCGCTAGCGACCCTTTCCCCAGGTCGCCGCGCAGCTCAATCGATATCCCTCGGGCAGATAGTCGAACAGAGGATCGTATCAAGCCGAGCATTGCCTCATTAGGCCTCGTGGATCGATCTTCACGCCAGGGGGTCTTCGATGACGATCTCTTCCCTGAACAGCAGAAGTATATCGAAGACGAATATGAAGAGCCGATGGGAACAGATACAGATCCGGCCGATCAAGTTCATGAGGCGGCTCCTGGGGATCTCGGATTGACGGAGGCCATTGAGGCCCTCACCGCAGATATCGATAAGCTCGGATCTCAAGAGTCAGTGGTAGACACGCTTGCTCGCAAAGCTGAACTTACCAACAACACCGCGGAGTTGAGGATTCTGCGCAAATCCAAAGCGAGCATCCAACGCGAGATTCACCGCAAAGAGATGCAACGACAACAGTATATCATCCAAGAAAGTGACAACAGTCTGTATGGCCGATCGACCGTCCGTATCAAATCAATTGTAGttggaaaggaggaagatggtCGAGAGTTCGCCATGT ACGTGGTCGAAGTGCAACGTAACGCTGGTGAGCAAATGCCCGCCGCTTCTTGGGCCGTGGCCCGCAGATACAGCGAATTTCATGAACTCCATCAGAAGCTACGCATGAGATACCCGTCCGTCCGTCACCTGGAGTTCCCACGTCGACGTGTCGTTCTCAAGCTCCAGAAAGAATTCCTCCAGAAGCGACGCCTAGCTCTAGAAGCATATCTACAGaaactcctccttctccctgaAGTATGCCGGAGTCGAGACTTACGAGCCTTCCTCTCCCAACGAGCCATTATCCCCCGCAACGAGAACCAAagctccaccaccaacggaGAGACCAAAGACCTAGTCACTCGAATCTATAATTCCGTCGCCGACGGCATGGACGACTTCCTAGGCAACTTCGGCGTATTAGATCAACTATCCACAGCCGGACAAAGCCTCATCTCAGCCGCTACAAACCAACAAtccaccacttccaccacaGTATCTCCCGGTGACACTGGCCTTGCCACCGAGGACGCCGTCACCGCCGCCGAAGCGGAAGCCGAACTAAACGCCTTCGAAGACCGCGAGCTTGAGCCCTTCATCAAACCCATCTGTGATCTATTCCTGGAAGCTTTCGAGCTGAACAAGGGAAATAACTGGCTGCGCGGGCGTGCCGTGGTCGTCGTCCTCCACCAATTGTTAGGGGGTACGATCGAGCGCAAAGTTCGCGAAGGAGCACGCTCCCTTGTCCAGGACGACTCGCTTCTGCGCTACATCACCCTCATCAAGGATACCATGTGGCCGGGCGGTGTGCTTCGCCAGAGCCGCGTCCGCACTGCATCGGAGCGACTGAAGAGTCGCACTGAAGCAAGTCTAGTCCTGGCTACGTTGATCCCCGATCTAGCGGGCAATGTGGTCGGGCGAGCGAATGCGCAGGCCGCGGCGCGCAGGATCTTTGCGACTTTGAATAATCGACGGTTGAATGCGCATCTCTTCTTTACTATCCTCGATGAGGTCGTTTTAGTTTTATTTGGTGCGGGGGGACGCGGGACGAATACGTTGATGACTTCATGCTAA